One window of Trifolium pratense cultivar HEN17-A07 linkage group LG5, ARS_RC_1.1, whole genome shotgun sequence genomic DNA carries:
- the LOC123887166 gene encoding fasciclin-like arabinogalactan protein 4 → MASSSTFTLPIFIFISMLFCPALSVASGLNVSEVMTKQTAAGAGDSLHVTAGIFSDLKLDLELEARSAFTLFIPVDAAFTDRVNSKLDSISVSLLYILMKAHVVRQYLPPDFLRALNTFSPPTLASEAMGLSLYHLNISVGQTSTVMIRMGAVEAVVKNTVYFKSPIAIYAISKVLLPVEMFGSGDVSPPPPPPPPPPPPPPPPPPPPLRSGQPPQLSPQIALVFFILGVCYVFFLFG, encoded by the coding sequence atggcctcttcttcaaccttcacccttcccatttttatttttatttccatGTTATTCTGCCCAGCACTGTCCGTCGCGTCTGGCCTCAATGTCAGTGAGGTCATGACGAAACAAACAGCGGCGGGGGCGGGGGACAGCCTACACGTAACTGCCGGAATCTTTTCGGATTTAAAACTTGATTTAGAATTAGAAGCACGTTCGGCGTTCACACTGTTTATTCCAGTGGACGCCGCCTTTACCGACCGGGTAAATTCTAAGCTTGATTCTATAAGTGTAtcacttttatatattttgatgaagGCACATGTCGTGAGACAGTACCTTCCTCCTGATTTCCTCCGGGCATTGAATACATTCTCCCCTCCCACCCTTGCAAGTGAAGCCATGGGGCTTTCCTTATACCATCTTAACATTTCGGTGGGTCAGACCTCTACGGTGATGATAAGAATGGGAGCTGTTGAAGCCGTAGTCAAGAACACGGTTTATTTCAAATCTCCCATTGCCATATATGCCATCTCAAAGGTTTTATTACCTGTTGAGATGTTTGGCAGCGGTGATGTTTCTccccctcctcctcctcctcctcctccacctccacctcctcctcctcctcccccCCCTCCTCTCCGCTCAGGACAGCCTCCACAGCTTTCTCCTCAGATTGCTTtggtgttttttattttaggtgtttgttatgtattttttttatttggttga